TACGCTGACCGCAAGTGGTTCGCCAAAGTTACCGCCCTGCAAACCTGGGACGGCATTGCCATGCGCACACTGCTCTTTGCACCGGCTGGACTTTTTATTGTCCGAAATCTGGTCATGCACGGACCAACCCTCAGCCTGGTTGGCTTGATCTTCGGCCTACTGTCCGCCCTTTTCTTTTTGGGGATCCCACGATGCCTACCCGGTAAGCAAAGCGCTTCCGCCAGCCAGCTTGCCGCCCATGCATTTTCATTCGCAGCCTGGAGCTGCCTCGTCTTCGAATTCTTTGCACCTGACTCTATATTCAACGGCCTCCCGCTCTCTCTACTTTTCCTCCCGTGGTGCATCCTAGTTTTCAGTCTCTCATTCATTGGTGCAGGTCGCGGCGCTTTCACACGCGGTATGGTATCAATTGTGGCTTCTGGCACCTGCTGGGCTGATATCGCGAACCTTGGAGGCTATGGACCAAGCATCACCTGTATTCTCGTGGCCGTCGCACTGATCCTCGCAGCCTTCGTCCTGGAAGAAAAAGTCATACTAGCCAGTGGACTCGGAGCGCTTGGTGTCGGTATCGCCTATCATTTGCACTTCGCAATGATGCTTGTTCAAACCAATCTATGGCTTTCACTCGCGGCTGCCGGGATGGTCGTAATCCTTGCCTCGTCCTTTCTGGAGCGGCACGGGCCAACGATTCGCGGTCGCTCCCGGCAGCTTCGCGAGCGCTGGCAAGGTTGGAATTAATTATTTTTCCTACAAACTGGGCATAAAAGACATCCATGGCGTCTCTTACCTGTATGAAACCAACGAAAAGCTCCATCTTGCTAAAACAAAGCGAATAAAGCGCGCAGTTGGTTTTTAGAGCGAGCCATAGATAACAAACCCGGCAGATCTCAAAGATATGCCGGGTTTTTGTTTTACAAAGCCATCACTACGCCTACTTTGGGCGTTTTTCCAATTTTACCGAATGAAGCAACGCTCGATTTTACGTGACGCCACAATAAAAGGGAAAGCCCTCCATACCGGAGAGGAAGTCACGCTGACCCTGAAACCCGCTGAGCCCAATACAGGGATCGTTTTTCGCCGTGTAGACCTTTATGGCAAACCGGAAGTCAAACCGAGTGTAGATCTGGTCAGCGACGTGGTGCGTAGCACAACAATCACTGATGGCCACACCAAGATTCATACGATTGAACATGTGCTAAGTGCCCTGCATGGCTGTGGCATCGATAATGCCGTAGTCGAAATGGATGCTTCAGAGCCACCAATTCTTGATGGCTCGGCCAAACTTTACGTCAACCTGATCCATGAGGCTGAACCAGTCGAGCAAGACGCTGATCGCGAGTATATTGAAATCAAAGAGCCGGTTTCCGTCACCTACGGCAGCAGCTCGCTGATTGCCCTTCCCTATGACGGTCTGAAAATCACCTGCACAAGCGCTGATGACCGCGGTATCCACACCCAACATATTGCCCTGGATATCGATCCTGAGGAGTATATGGCGCAAGTCGCGCCAGCCCGGACCTTTACGATCTACGAGGATATCGAGGAGCTGTTAAAACTTGGAAAAATCCAAGGCGGTTCACTGGATTCAGCAATCGTTATCAAAGGCGACAAAATCCTCTCCAAGGAACCATTGCGCTTCAAAGAAGAATTTGCCCGCCACAAAATCCTGGATATCGTCGGCGACGTTATGCTTCTGGGCAAACCGCTTAAGGCTCACATCATTGCAGTGCGCCCCGGACATCGCCTCAATGTCGAGTTGTCCAAAGCGATTATCAAATCCCTGGAAAAGCCCGAGGGAGCCAAAGAAAAAGCGAAACGCGGGCCAGCCTATGTCCTCCCCACGGAAGACTCATTGAACATTCGTAGAATTCTAGACACCTTACCGCACCGCTACCCCTTCGTGATGGTTGATCGTGTTGTCGAGTTCAAGAGTGAGAAAGAACTCGTTGCGATCAAGAACGTGACGATCAACGAACCTTATTTTCAAGGGCACTTTCCTGGGCATCCAGTGATGCCTGGCGTGCTTCAGATCGAAGCAATGGCCCAGGCAGCAGGTATTCTGATGCTCCGCCAGGTCAGCTCTGAGGACACAATCGCGTTCTTCATGAGCTGTGACAAAGTAAAGTTCCGCCAAGCCGTCACGCCTGGTGACCAACTCGAGATTCACGTAAAAATCACCAAAAACCGCGGCAAAAAAATCGGTGTGGCCGAAGGCAAATGCCTCGTCGCCGGAAAAGTGGTTTCCTCTGCGGAACTGATGTTCGCCATCGTGGATGCCGGACAAGACACCTAGATTTAAAACGAGCTTTCCAAAATAGAGCTGAAGGCTTACTTCTTCAGCTCGATCAGTTCAGGAAATTGCGGATAAGGCCAAACCCAATCGCCTTCTTCGGAGTCACGCTGAAGCCCATTTCGCTTTTTGAGTCGAACAGCAACCTTCCCTGCGTCGTTGGTTTCATTCCAACCGATACTCCATAGTCTAAACGATACACCATCAGCTAATTGCTCATAATGGTAATCCGCGCCACCGATTCTATCCTTTGGTAGAGAGTCGATATAATCAGGCACTAAAGACTTAAGAGATACAGGATAGCCACCATTTACGCGCTGAAACCTGGTCAATGCACATGACAGAAGAGCCATATCAATGTAAGCCTGTGCTTCAGCCACTTGCGATGTGACCCGGTCCAATGCTGGCATCGCCATGGCAACTAAATGACTACTTTCGATGATCAATTTTAAATTCAGACTATCACTCTCATCGTGATTCAGTTGATCAAGCCCAAGTTCACTCTCAATCCGTTCGCTAACCAAACGCCCATCCGGATAAACAATACCATCATCAAAATAAGCATCGACTACCTCACTTAAGCTTTCCGTGTAGACTCGAAAACTCCTGTCCATGAAAATTCGCCCGATACCATAACCGCTGCGAAATTCTTTTGATGCACTGATTGAACCGATTACAGAAGCTCTCTCGACTATCAGTGCCAATTCCAATGCCCGCACCAAATCAACTTGAGCAAATGCTGACTCAAACCACACTAGCTGTTCATCAGTCCAGACATCCTTGATCAGGCCGTTGATAAAAAGTGGCAGGAACCAATTTTTCAGCACCATACTGTCGATCATTACATTAAACAGATTCGGTAATCGTGAGTTTGCTTGAACAATCGCATAGATCGCTTTTTCGCTCCGAAAGGCAGAATCAGAATCACCTAGTTCTATCTTTTGCAAAGTATACGCATACAATACAGCCACCCAACTTCTTACGAGCCGATAACTCATAATTGGGACTTCATGTGGCAGTTGATATGATCCAATGGTTTGTCCTTTGGGGCATTGCTCGGTCGCAACAATGATCGACTCAGCATAAGGCATGTACGGTTCAAATAAATCAATGTAGTGAGGCCACAAATCCTCGCCCAAAGCCTCTTGTTCCATTTCGAGTCTTTTGGCCAACTTCCTTCTGAACTGGTACTGTTCATTCTCCAGACCAGAGTAATAGTCCACCGGACAAAAATCTCGCAAATGGGATGGATCCTTCTTCAGACCATCTGGAACGGCTGCGTCTGTCATGATGTCTAAAGCAAAAAAGTTTTCCTCTCGCGGTAGAAGCGGTAGCTCATAATCACGCCAATTCAAACTCTGTCCCCTTGCTTCAATTGCGATTTTTGTTTCCTGCCACTTTTTTGACTCATTGAGCCAGGCCATAACTGCAATAGAAACCACCAAAAAGACCAGCAGGCCAAAGATTCCCCAGATGATGATTTTGGATTTTGTGCTATCTAAGCTCATGCGATTTGAGGATAATCCATCTACATTTGAGGACGGTCAAGAGGCAAGGAAGCGTGTATGAGCTGCTGAATTGCTCTAAAACTGTCCAGAAGGCTTCATAAATTCCTCTCTCTTTTAAGCTTTATTCCCACCTCCGATGTCTTTTTCCTCTACACCTCATGATTTCTTCTTATCTGGATATGCAGGAGCGGCGTGGACCGCTTGGATTCTTGATTAGCCTTGTGGCCTTTTCCGCATTGGGGCTTGGATTGTATGAGCTGAGCGAAAAAGCGCTCCACTTCAACCATCACTTTTCAGGGCTGGCTATATTTCTAGGGATCCTTGCAGGCATACTCTGCTACTCAATCATCCTGACTCAGGCAATACGTCGCACGAACGACATGGGGCGCGCTGGCATTCTATCAATGTTATCCGCTATCCCAGTCCTCAACGTCCCGCTTTTCCTGATTTTCCCATCAAGCACGGTTTTTGGCTCTGCCTTGATCGTAATGCCGATCCTTGGTGTGCTCTCGACCCTCTTCCTGATGCTCCCAGGTAAGAAAGCCTAAAAGGCTCAACACATCCCTTAACCTACCAAAGATTTATCCGAATAAATCTTACCTAAACGCCTCACATTCATATGGATCCACGCATTAACCAGCTCGCTGAAGTCCTCACTGGATTCTCTACCTCCTTAAAGAAGGGCGAAAAAGTCCTGATTGAAACTTATGACGTGCCGGATGAGGTTTCACTGGCCATCGCACGTGCGGCCCGTGACCTGGGCGCAGATCCCTCTTTCATCATTCGCCGCAGCCGTGTGATGCGCGAGTTCATCATTGGTGGAAACCCCAAAGCTTTCAGGGCCGAGGCCGCCGTCGAGTTAAAGCGGATGCAAGGCGTCAATGCCTACATCGCAGTTCGTGGCAGCAATAATATCTTCGAGTCCTCCGATATTCCCAGTGACCAAATGGCAGCCTATCTCAAGGCGATGAAGCCAGTTCTTGATCATCGGGTTAACAAAACGCGGTGGGTCGTGCTCCGCTGGCCGACAGGCTCAATGGCCCAGCAGGCCATGATGAGCACCGAGGCTTTTGAAGACTTTTTCTTCCGTGTCTGCACTTTGGACTATGCCCGCATGATTCCAGGCATGAAAGCGCTGAAAAAGCTGATGGAGAAAACCGACCATGTCCAAATCACTGGCCCTGGCACCGACCTCTCTTTTTCAATTAAAGGCATTCCAGCAATCCCATGTGGCGGTGAATACAACATCCCAGATGGCGAAGTCTTCACGGCTCCAGTTAAAGACAGTGTCGAAGGTGAAATCACATTCAACGCTCCTACGGTCTATCAGGGCAGCTCTTTTGACAACGTCCGCCTGGTTTTCAACAAGGGCAAGATTATCGAAGCAACCTCAAGCGACACAGCTGGACTCAACCGGATTCTCGATTCGGACAAAGGTGCACGTTACATTGGCGAATTTGCGATTGGCTTCAATCCTCATGTAAAAGAGCCCATGCGTGACATTCTTTTCGATGAGAAAATCGCTGGTTCATTCCATTTCACTCCTGGGCAGGCATATGAACAGGCCGACAATGGCAACCGCTCGCAAGTCCACTGGGATCTGGTCAATATCCAGCGTCCAGATTGGGGAGGCGGAGAGATTCGCTTCGATGGAAAAGTGATACGGAAAGACGGAATTTTCGTTCCCAAATCACTAAACAAGCTGAATCCCGAATATCTGCTAGGAAAGAAGTAGCCTTTAGCAAA
The Rubellicoccus peritrichatus DNA segment above includes these coding regions:
- a CDS encoding bifunctional UDP-3-O-[3-hydroxymyristoyl] N-acetylglucosamine deacetylase/3-hydroxyacyl-ACP dehydratase, which encodes MKQRSILRDATIKGKALHTGEEVTLTLKPAEPNTGIVFRRVDLYGKPEVKPSVDLVSDVVRSTTITDGHTKIHTIEHVLSALHGCGIDNAVVEMDASEPPILDGSAKLYVNLIHEAEPVEQDADREYIEIKEPVSVTYGSSSLIALPYDGLKITCTSADDRGIHTQHIALDIDPEEYMAQVAPARTFTIYEDIEELLKLGKIQGGSLDSAIVIKGDKILSKEPLRFKEEFARHKILDIVGDVMLLGKPLKAHIIAVRPGHRLNVELSKAIIKSLEKPEGAKEKAKRGPAYVLPTEDSLNIRRILDTLPHRYPFVMVDRVVEFKSEKELVAIKNVTINEPYFQGHFPGHPVMPGVLQIEAMAQAAGILMLRQVSSEDTIAFFMSCDKVKFRQAVTPGDQLEIHVKITKNRGKKIGVAEGKCLVAGKVVSSAELMFAIVDAGQDT
- a CDS encoding aminopeptidase, with amino-acid sequence MDPRINQLAEVLTGFSTSLKKGEKVLIETYDVPDEVSLAIARAARDLGADPSFIIRRSRVMREFIIGGNPKAFRAEAAVELKRMQGVNAYIAVRGSNNIFESSDIPSDQMAAYLKAMKPVLDHRVNKTRWVVLRWPTGSMAQQAMMSTEAFEDFFFRVCTLDYARMIPGMKALKKLMEKTDHVQITGPGTDLSFSIKGIPAIPCGGEYNIPDGEVFTAPVKDSVEGEITFNAPTVYQGSSFDNVRLVFNKGKIIEATSSDTAGLNRILDSDKGARYIGEFAIGFNPHVKEPMRDILFDEKIAGSFHFTPGQAYEQADNGNRSQVHWDLVNIQRPDWGGGEIRFDGKVIRKDGIFVPKSLNKLNPEYLLGKK